CGACCGAGAAACCGATGGCCTTGAAGTACAGCTCGTGTTCGGTACGGTCGATGGCCATGTCGAACTCGCCCGGGTTGCGCGGCAGCGAGTGATGGACACCGACGACCTTGCCGGTCTTCTTCTTCAGGTTGTCGAGCATGTCGAGCGACACGTAGTGGTTTTCCAGCTTGCGCATGAACGCTTCGCGGTCCGGATCGTCCTTTTTCACCGAGCAGCCCGGCAGGTAGATCAGGTCGGCGCCGACGTCGGCAAACATTTCCGCATGCTTCTTCTGGTCGAGGTCGAAATGCTCTTCCCAGCGTGCGCCCATGGCGGTCAGCTTCTTGCGGATGATTTCCGGCGTGCGCAGCTCGCTGGTGCCGGTGTAGACAATGCGGGCACCCATGGCGGCCAGCGCCAGAGCGAACGACTGACCGGAGCGGGCGCGGGACAGGTCGGGCGAGCTGATCACCACGGTGGCGTTCTGCAGGTCGCCGAAGGCGCGCCAGCAGGTGTAGCTGTCCAGCAGGCCCTGGGTCGGGTGGGTCACGTGGCCGTAGCCGCCGGAGATGATCGGCGAGCTGTCGGTGCCGAGCTGTTCGATGGCGCCGAGCGCTTCCTTGTCGTCCGGGTGACGCATGACGATCACGTCGGCGTACTGCGAGGTGACGCGCAGGCTGTCGTACAGGCTTTCGTTCTTGGCTACCGACGAGTTGTGCAGCGGGTCGGCTTCGGTGATCACGTTGCCGCCCAGGCGCAGCATGGCGTTTTCATGGCTGCAGCGGGTACGGGTCGACGGCTGGAAGAACAGCGTGTACAGGGTCTTGCCCTTCAGCAGGTCGACGCCGGTGCGCAGAAACGGTTCGAGCATCTTCGCGGATTCATACAGCGCATGGATCTGTTCGCGCTTGAAATCGTCGAGGAAGGTGATGTTCTTGCCCTTCATGCTGGTAGCGGCCAGTTGCTCGCGGATGTCCAGGGTCTTGAAGTTCTTGGTGAGAGCCATGATGCGATTCCTTCAGAAAGGGATACGGAATGGAGCGTTCATAAGGGCTGTCCGCGCCTCCCGCCCGGTGACGGGCCGGACGGGGAATCAGGCGGTTAGCGGAGAGGAAAGGAAGCCCGGCGCGGACAGAAAGCTTCAGATCTCGACGTCGCGGTTGCAGTCCTTCGAGTAGATGTAGGTCAGCGGGCCACGTCCGGTCCCATAGCAGGCCTGTTTGGTGAACGGGCCGAACCAGATGAAGTCTTCCGCCTGCACGTGGATCCAGTCGGTATCGAGCAGGTACAGGCCTTCGCCTTCGTACAGGTAGGCGCCGTGTTCCTGCACATGGGTTTCGATGATCGGATGGCAGCCAGCCGGATCGAAACTCAGGATGTGCATGTTCATGTCGAACGCTTCGTTGATCGGCAGCAGGTCCTTCAGGTGGACGTTGCTCATGCCGTCGTAGTCCTGCCATTCG
This portion of the Microvirgula aerodenitrificans DSM 15089 genome encodes:
- a CDS encoding aspartate/ornithine carbamoyltransferase family protein, producing the protein MALTKNFKTLDIREQLAATSMKGKNITFLDDFKREQIHALYESAKMLEPFLRTGVDLLKGKTLYTLFFQPSTRTRCSHENAMLRLGGNVITEADPLHNSSVAKNESLYDSLRVTSQYADVIVMRHPDDKEALGAIEQLGTDSSPIISGGYGHVTHPTQGLLDSYTCWRAFGDLQNATVVISSPDLSRARSGQSFALALAAMGARIVYTGTSELRTPEIIRKKLTAMGARWEEHFDLDQKKHAEMFADVGADLIYLPGCSVKKDDPDREAFMRKLENHYVSLDMLDNLKKKTGKVVGVHHSLPRNPGEFDMAIDRTEHELYFKAIGFSVAVRMALLASVIGVN